From Odontesthes bonariensis isolate fOdoBon6 chromosome 21, fOdoBon6.hap1, whole genome shotgun sequence, a single genomic window includes:
- the LOC142371447 gene encoding eukaryotic translation initiation factor 1-like, protein MSAIQNLKTFDPFADATKGDDRLPAGTEEYIHIRIQQRNGRKTLTTVQGISANYDKKKLVKAFKKKFACNGTVIEHPEYGEVIQLQGDQRKNICQFLIEIDLAKEEQLKVHGF, encoded by the exons ATGTCCGCTATCCAGAACCTCAAAACTTTTG ACCCCTTTGCTGATGCAACTAAGGGTGATGACCGCCTCCCAGCCGGGACAGAGGAGTACATCCACATAAGAATCCAACAGCGGAACGGCAGGAAGACCCTCACCACTGTCCAGGGCATCTCTGCCAACTATGACAAGAAGAAGCTAGTCAAGGCCTTCAAGAAA AAGTTCGCCTGCAATGGGACAGTGATCGAGCACCCAGAGTATGGTGAAGTGATCCAGCTCCAGGGAGACCAGCGCAAGAATATCTGCCAGTTCTTGATTGAG ATTGACCTGGCCAAGGAGGAGCAGCTCAAAGTCCACGGCTTTTAG